One window from the genome of Calliopsis andreniformis isolate RMS-2024a chromosome 12, iyCalAndr_principal, whole genome shotgun sequence encodes:
- the LOC143185779 gene encoding TNF receptor-associated factor 6: MAQMNNIKKDISDGGENVLCDNGMKEYLEPRFECPICLTWLRDPVLTSCGHKFCSQCIYTWLQKEGACCPVDSQPLKSESDLFRDLYTSREISQQRTPCPYQQFGCEIKLSPVDMEVHVTECIYKKKLPDSENIYCQFKSIGCIEVFCTEEDLHSHLETNMNLHLTMILKTLPRLSVNTNAVVAESRMWDPPPKCTSSEKTEPSSEWQQLLKSLYERIVVLEQQNRELSITVANQKSQLTTLQTSLQFNQEEMFLRSCNGVYIWRLQSFHEKLESMINDPLRMFYSPGFYTSPNGYKICARINVSSKDSEFLSLLLHIMKSENDDGLDWPFNGTMCFILVNPCDSNKDIREMTSSRPDLEAFRKPVCELNKRSFGYTEFVRIRDLPDFLNNDCLIFRIEVRVQDRYRIPI; this comes from the exons ATGGCTCAAATGAATAATATCAAGAAAGATATATCAGATGGGGGAGAAAATGTTCTC TGTGATAATGGTATGAAAGAATACCTTGAACCTAGATTTGAATGTCCTATTTGTTTAACTTGGCTACGCGATCCAGTTTTAACATCTTGTGGTCATAAGTTCTGTTCGCAATGTATATACACTTGGCTTCA AAAGGAAGGAGCTTGTTGTCCAGTTGATAGTCAACCATTGAAATCTGAAAGTGACTTATTCAGAGATTTATATACGAGCAGAGAGATATCACAGCAACGTACACCTTGTCCTTATCAACAATTTGGTTGTGAGATTAAATTATCACCAGTGGATATGGAAGTGCACGTAACTGaatgtatatataaaaaaaagctCCCAGATTCAGAAAACATTTACTGTCAATTTAAAAGCATTGGATGTATAGAAGTCTTTTGTACAGAAGAAGATTTGCATTCACATTTAGAAACAAATATGAATCTTCATTTAACT ATGATTTTAAAAACATTACCACGACTATCTGTTAATACTAATGCAGTAGTTGCTGAGTCTAGGATGTGGGATCCACCGCCAAAATGTACATCTTCAGAAAAAACAGAACCATCATCAGAATGGCAGCAATTGTTAAA GAGTCTGTATGAAAGAATAGTGGTGTTGGAACAACAAAACAGAGAACTGTCCATAACTGTTGCCAATCAAAAAAGCCAACTTACAACATTACAGACTTCTTTACAATTTAATCAAGAAGAAATGTTTTTGCGTAGCTGTAACGGTGTTTATATTTGGAGATTACAATCTTTTCATGAGAAACTTGAAAGTATGATAAATGATCCATTAAGAATGTTCTATAGTCCTGGGTTTTATACTAGTCCTAATGGGTATAAGATTTGCGCTAGAATTAATGTATCTTCTAAAGATTCTGAATTTTTATCATTACTTCTGCATATAATGAAATCAGAAAATGATGATGGTTTAGATTGGCCATTTAATGGTACAATGTGCTTTATTTTGGTAAATCCATGCGATTCAAACAAAGATATACGAGAAATGACATCATCGAGACCAGATCTTGAAGCATTTAGAAAGCCAGTGTGTGAATTAAATAAACGTAGTTTTGGCTATACAGAATTCGtacgaataagagatttaccagattttttaaataatgattGTTTAATCTTTAGAATAGAAGTTCGTGTACAAGATCGATATAGAATacctatttaa
- the LOC143185781 gene encoding polyprenal reductase: MQVNIIRFLFIFSTVFTAILGLLINYVESYLPVLLSRFFRYGKFSCNVYEPIIAQIEVPKRWFKHFYIFAAPTSSCILYLCIYKYFLNGNIPETIIWILNATLGENRQPLVSPESTFLATLLLCLHCWKRFYETQCVNIFSNKMINISHYLVGFYHYIGTFLCVIGESIGFVEGSEGNFSWQNITYIQLACAIIFILSSYTQLKANYILRSLRKDKGNKTNSAVYKIPHGGLFEYVSGALHITEMIIYLTLSIILWKSITFHCVLLWVLVNQISTAVLTHKWYLQTFKNYPTSRKILIPYLF, from the exons atGCAAGTAAATATTAtacgttttttatttattttttctacTGTATTCACTGCTATTCTTgggttattaattaattatgtaGAATCATATTTACCTGTTTTATTAAGCCGTTTCTTTCGTTACGGCAAATTTTCGTGTAATGTTTATGAACCAATCATAGCACAAATAGAAGTGCCTAAACG ATGGTTtaaacatttctacatttttgctGCACCCACTTCAAGTTGTATATTAtacctttgtatttataaatatttcttgAATGGCAATATTCCTGAAACTATTATATGGATATTAAATGCCACCTTAGGCGAAAATAGACAACCCCTAG TGTCACCTGAAAGCACATTCTTGGCTACATTACTTTTGTGTTTACATTGCTGGAAACGATTCTATGAGACACAATGTGTGAATATCTTTAGTAACAAAATGATAAACATTTCTCATTATCTAGTTGGATTTTATCATTATATTGGAACTTTTTTATGTGTTATAGGTGAATCTATAGGATTTGTTGAAG GTTCTGAAGGAAATTTTTCTTGGCAGAATATTACGTACATTCAATTAGCTTGTGCAATTATTTTTATACTCTCATCTTATACTCAACTCAAAGCAAATTACATTCTTCGGAGTTTACGAAAAGACAAAGGCAATAAAACTAATTCTGCAGTATATAAAATACCACATGGTGGTCTGTTTGAAtatgtatcaggagcattgcacATAACGGAAATGATTATTTATTTAACACTTTCGATAATCTTGTGGAAAAGTATCACATTTCATTGTGTTTTACTTTGGGTTTTAGTAAATCAG ATAAGCACTGCTGTATTAACACACAAATGGTATTTACAAACGTTTAAGAATTATCCAACATCTCGTAAAATTTTAATTCCGTACCTCTTTTAA
- the Ostgamma gene encoding oligosaccharide transferase gamma subunit, with protein MMDYKIYITLLGLILSLNYVCCQYRTKNTQGTSLSDRVQQLTELALTRPVIKFNGAKFKEYVRTTPRNYSVVVMFTAMAPQRQCQICRHAKDEFVIVANSFRYLQAHSKKLFFATVDFDEGSDVFQMMRLNTAPVYMHFPPKGKPKPADTMDIQRVGFGAEAIAKWISERTDIQIRIFRPPNYSGTVAIIMLLILIGGFLYLRRNNLDFIYNKTIWGLGALFFTLTMISGQMWNHIRGPPFIHKSPDGNVAYIHASSQGQFILETYIVMVLNGAVVLGMILMTEAASRKGDVKKRRIFAAIGTGLVAIFFSLLLSIFRNKAQGYPYSLLFR; from the exons TGTCAGACCGTGTGCAACAATTAACAGAGTTAGCTCTTACCAGACCTGTAATAAAATTTAATGGCGCAAAGTTTAAAGAATATGTCAGGACTACACCAAGAAATTATTCTGTCGTGGTAATGTTTACTGCAATGGCACCGCAAAGACAGTGCCAAATATGCAG GCATGCAAAAGATGAATTTGTGATTGTAGCAAATTCATTCAGATACTTACAAGCTCATTCAAAAAAATTATTCTTTGCAACTGTAGATTTTGATGAAGGGTCAGATGTATTTCAAATG ATGCGATTAAATACTGCTCCAGTATATATGCATTTTCCACCAAAGGGAAAACCAAAACCTGCGGATACTATGGATATCCAAAGAGTAGGATTTGGAGCAGAAGCAATTGCAAAATGGATATCTGAACGTACTGATATTCAG ATTAGAATATTTAGACCTCCAAATTATTCTGGAACAGTAGCTATAATAATGTTATTAATTCTTATTGGAGGATTTTTGTATCTGAGACGTAATAATTTGGACTTTATTTACAATAAAACGATTTGGGGACTTGGTGCACTG TTCTTTACTCTTACAATGATATCTGGACAAATGTGGAACCATATACGAGGACCACCATTTATACATAAATCACCTGATGGAAATGTAGCTTACATTCACGCTTCTTCTCAAGGTCAATTTATTTTAGAAACATACATTGTCATGGTTTTGA ATGGAGCAGTAGTATTAGGTATGATTTTAATGACAGAAGCTGCATCACGTAAAGGTGATGTGAAAAAACGACGAATATTTGCTGCTATAGGTACAGGATTAGTTGCCATTTTCTTTAGCCTCCTATTGTCAATATTTAGGAATAAAGCACAAGGATATCCATACAG CTTACTATTCAGATAA